Proteins found in one Camelus bactrianus isolate YW-2024 breed Bactrian camel chromosome X, ASM4877302v1, whole genome shotgun sequence genomic segment:
- the POU3F4 gene encoding POU domain, class 3, transcription factor 4, which produces MATAASNPYSILSSSSLVHADSAGMQQGSPFRNPQKLLQSDYLQGVPSNGHPLGHHWVTSLSDGGPWSSTLATSPLEQQDVKPGREDLQLGAIIHHRSPHVAHHSPHTNHPNAWGASPAPNPSITSSGQPLNVYSQPGFTVSGMLEHGGLTPPPASASAQSLHPVLREPPDHGDLGSHHCQDHSDEETPTSDELEQFAKQFKQRRIKLGFTQADVGLALGTLYGNVFSQTTICRFEALQLSFKNMCKLKPLLNKWLEEADSSTGSPTSIDKIAAQGRKRKKRTSIEVSVKGVLETHFLKCPKPAAQEISSLADSLQLEKEVVRVWFCNRRQKEKRMTPPGDQQPHEVYSHTVKTDTSCHDL; this is translated from the coding sequence ATGGCCACAGCTGCCTCGAATCCCTACAGCATTCTCAGTTCCAGCTCTCTGGTCCATGCGGACTCTGCGGGCATGCAGCAGGGGAGTCCTTTCCGAAACCCTCAGAAACTTCTCCAAAGTGATTACTTGCAAGGAGTTCCTAGCAATGGGCATCCCCTCGGGCATCATTGGGTGACCAGTCTGAGCGACGGAGGCCCATGGTCTTCCACACTGGCCACCAGCCCCCTGGAACAGCAAGACGTGAAGCCTGGGCGCGAAGATCTACAGTTGGGCGCAATCATCCATCACCGCTCGCCGCACGTCGCCCACCACTCTCCGCACACTAACCACCCAAATGCCTGGGGGGCGAGCCCCGCTCCGAATCCGTCCATCACGTCGAGCGGCCAACCCCTTAACGTGTACTCGCAGCCGGGCTTCACGGTGAGCGGCATGCTGGAGCATGGGGGGCTCACTCCACCGCCGGCCTCTGCCTCCGCACAGAGCTTACACCCAGTGCTCCGCGAACCCCCAGACCACGGCGACCTAGGCTCACACCACTGCCAGGATCACTCGGATGAGGAGACACCAACCTCGGATGAGTTGGAACAGTTCGCTAAACAGTTCAAACAAAGAAGAATCAAGTTGGGCTTCACGCAGGCTGACGTGGGGCTGGCGCTGGGCACCCTGTACGGCAACGTGTTCTCGCAGACTACCATCTGCAGGTTCGAGGCCTTACAACTGAGCTTCAAGAACATGTGCAAGCTGAAGCCGCTGCTGAACAAGTGGCTGGAGGAGGCTGATTCGTCCACAGGGAGCCCGACCAGCATTGACAAGATTGCAGCTCAGGGCCGCAAGCGCAAGAAGCGAACCTCTATCGAGGTGAGTGTCAAGGGCGTACTGGAGACGCATTTCCTCAAATGTCCCAAGCCTGCCGCGCAGGAGATTTCCTCCCTGGCAGACAGCCTCCAGTTGGAGAAAGAAGTAGTGCGTGTCTGGTTCTGTAAtcgaagacagaaagagaaaagaatgactCCACCAGGGGATCAGCAGCCACATGAGGTTTATTCGCACACGGTGAAAACAGACACGTCCTGCCACGATCTTTGA